A part of Astatotilapia calliptera chromosome 15, fAstCal1.2, whole genome shotgun sequence genomic DNA contains:
- the vps16 gene encoding vacuolar protein sorting-associated protein 16 homolog: protein MAFITASWNPLGDAFYRKTDLYEMSWSLRDGLRDSLVAAAPYGGPIALLREPQRRSPSSRPQLEIYSASGGTVASFPWKSGPVVQLGWTVSDELLCIQEDGTVLIYDLFGSFKRHFSMGQEVVQSQVMEAKVFHSPYGTGIAIVTSSSRFTLATNIDDLKLRRLPEVPGLQGKPSCWVVLTQDRQTKVLLSNGPELFILDNTSCTVVCPPGLSPQDGNIVHMSVSFSYKYLALLTDSGHLWTGLSTLQEKLSDVDTKKTMAPKQMLWCRRPKSQQPSVVLMWDRLLLVVGVCNETIQYPIEDPCVLVGEMDGVRIISSSNQELLQEVPLVCQDIFKIASMAPGALLLEAHREYEKSSQKADEYLREIKEQSMLGEAVRQCVEAAGHEYDTNTQKSLMRAASFGKCFLTDFSPDQFVTTCRELRVLNAVRDSSVGLPLTHTQFKQLTLQVLIDRLVYRQFYPLAIEVCRYLKIPDYQGVSRVLKHWASCKVQQKDLTDDAIARAVCMKVGDSPGVSYSDIAAKAYECGRAELAIKLLDFEARSGEQVPLLLKMKRSQLALSKAVESGDTDLVYTVVSYLKNEMNRGDFFMTLRNQPVALSLYRQFCKLQEQETLKDLYNQDDDHQELANYYVTASYREKRLEGRLSLLQSAVDEYNKAKNEFAVKTTEDEMRLLRFQRKLDDEKGAGLLGLSLQVTMETLLSLGLHKQAEQLYKDFRVPDKRYWWLKLKSLAEKEEWDELEKFSKSKKSPIGYLAFVEVCIKCNNKYEAKKYVSKVTPEQKVKAHLAVGDLEGAADAAIERRNEAEIGAVLSRCSASNSLVIERLNRARAAIAKK, encoded by the exons ATGGCGTTCATCACAGCCAGCTGGAACCCGCTGGGAGACGCCTTTTACCG TAAGACGGATCTGTATGAGATGAGCTGGAGTCTGCGTGATGGACTCAGAGACAGTCTGGTGGCTGCAGCTCCATACGGAGGCCCCATCG CCCTGCTCAGAGAACCTCAGCGGCGTTCTCCGAGTTCTCGTCCTCAGCTGGAGATCTACTCTGCGTCAGGAGGCACCGTTGCCAGCTTCCCC TGGAAAAGTGGTCCAGTGGTCCAGCTCGGGTGGACGGTCTCTGACGAGCTACTGTGTATCCAGGAGGACGGCACGGTCCTGATCTATGACCTGTTTGGATCCTTTAAGAGACACTTCAGTATGGGACAG gaagtggtcCAGAGTCAGGTGATGGAGGCCAAGGTGTTCCACTCCCCTTATGGAACAGGTATTGCCATAGTAACAAGCTCCTCCCGTTTCACCTTGGCCACCAACATCGATGACCTGAAGCTCCGGAGGTTACCTGAAGTCCCAG GTCTGCAGGGAAAGCCATCCTGCTGGGTAGTCCTCACTCAGGACAGACAGACTAAAGTCCTGCTGTCCAACGGACCAGAACTCTTCATCCTGGACAACACGTCCTGCACTGTGGTG TGTCCTCCAGGCCTCAGTCCTCAGGACGGCAACATTGTCCACATGTCTGTGTCTTTCAGCTATAAATACCTGGCTCTCCTCACTGACAGTGGACACCTGTGGACAGGCTTGTCCACCCTACAG GAGAAACTGAGTGACGTCGACACCAAGAAGACCATGGCGCCCAAGCAGATGTTGTG GTGTCGCAGACCAAAGAGCCAACAGCCATCTGTGGTGTTGATGTGGGACAGACTGCTCCTGGTGGTCGGGGTGTGTAATGAGACCATCCA GTATCCCATTGAGGATCCATGTGTTTTGGTGGGAGAGATGGATGGAGTTCGAATAATCAGCTCGTCCAATCAGGAGCTGCTGCAGGAGGTTCCTCTGGTCTGTCAGGACATCTTCAAGATCGCCTCCATGGCGCCTGGAGCTCTGCTGTTGGAGGCCCACCGGGAGTACGAG AAATCGAGTCAGAAGGCGGACGAGTACCTGCGGGAGATCAAGGAGCAGAGCATGCTGGGAGAAGCAGTCAGACAGTGCGTGGAGGCGGCAGGTCACGAGTATGACACCAACACCCAGAAATCCTTGATGAGG GCGGCGTCCTTTGGGAAGTGCTTCCTCACAGACTTCAGTCCGGATCAGTTTGTGACGACCTGCAGGGAGCTGCGAGTGCTGAACGCCGTCAGAGACAGCAGCGTAGGGCTGCCACTCACGCACACTCA atTCAAACAGCTGACTCTACAGGTGCTGATTGACAG gTTGGTGTATCGGCAGTTTTACCCATTAGCCATCGAAGTCTGTCGTTACCTGAAGATCCCTGATTATCAGGGAGTCAGCCGAGTCCTCAAACACTGGGCGTCATGCAAG GTGCAGCAGAAGGACCTAACAGACGATGCCATAGCACGAGCAGTGTGTATGAAAGTGGGAGACTCACCTGGGGTTTCGTACTCGGACATCGCAGCTAAAGCTTATGAATGTGGACGAGCAGAGCTCGCCATCAAG CTCCTGGACTTCGAGGCTCGGTCTGGAGAGCAGgttcctctgctgctgaagATGAAGAGGAGTCAGCTGGCTCTCAGTAAAGCTGTAGAGAGCGGAGATACCGACTTGG TGTACACAGTGGTGTCGTACCTGAAGAACGAGATGAACAGAGGAGATTTCTTCATGACTCTGAGGAACCAGCCGGTCGCTCTCAGCCTTTACAGACAG TTCTGTAAGCTGCAGGAGCAGGAAACTCTGAAGGACCTGTATAACCAGGACGATGACCACCAGGAACTGGCCAACTATTACGTCACTGCAAGCTACAGGGAAAAG AGGTTGGAGGGCCGGCTGTCTCTTCTGCAGAGTGCTGTCGATGAGTACAACAAGGCCAAGAATGAGTTTGCAGTAAAG ACCACAGAGGACGAGATGCGTCTGCTCCGTTTTCAGCGCAAACTGGACGATGAGAAAGGGGCGGGGCTTCTTGGACTGTCCCTACAG GTGACCATGGAGACGCTGTTGTCATTAGGACTCCACAAACAGGCAGAGCAGCTTTACAAAGACTTCAGAGTACCTGACAAAAG GTATTGGTGGTTGAAGTTGAAGTCTCTGGCGGAGAAGGAGGAGTGGGATGAGTTAGAGAAGTTCTCAAAGAGTAAGAAGTCTCCCATTGGCTACCTG